From Trichocoleus desertorum ATA4-8-CV12, a single genomic window includes:
- a CDS encoding HU family DNA-binding protein, which yields MNKGELVDAVAEKANVTKKQAEAALTAAFDVIQATVAAGDKVTLVGFGSFEARERQAREGRNPKSGEAMTIPATKVPAFSAGKLFKDKVAS from the coding sequence ATGAACAAGGGTGAACTCGTAGATGCCGTGGCAGAAAAAGCCAACGTGACCAAGAAGCAAGCCGAAGCCGCGCTCACAGCTGCGTTTGATGTGATTCAAGCCACTGTGGCGGCAGGAGACAAAGTCACGTTAGTCGGATTCGGAAGCTTTGAAGCCAGAGAGCGCCAAGCTCGCGAAGGTCGCAATCCCAAATCGGGGGAAGCGATGACCATCCCAGCCACAAAGGTTCCTGCCTTCTCTGCTGGAAAACTCTTTAAGGACAAAGTGGCAAGTTAA
- a CDS encoding DUF3124 domain-containing protein, protein MLPQYHRVNVDGAETSSVAGVIGAIALASCSPQTRLSNPVSVQNRETQLQTVPLNQADIVMGQTVYVPIYSHIYHHNSQDRVMNLSATLSVRNTDSTNSIILTSVKYYDTDGQLMRQEIERPVALKPLASTSFFVAADDTSGGSGANFVVEWVAEKTVSEPVIEAVMINTSGGQGISFISPGKVVEQYGDRN, encoded by the coding sequence ATGCTGCCTCAGTATCATAGGGTGAATGTTGATGGGGCTGAAACATCATCTGTTGCTGGGGTGATTGGGGCGATCGCGCTTGCTTCCTGCTCGCCTCAAACCCGCTTGTCAAATCCGGTGTCGGTTCAAAACCGTGAAACTCAGCTTCAAACCGTTCCCCTCAATCAAGCCGATATCGTCATGGGGCAAACCGTTTATGTTCCCATTTATTCGCATATCTATCATCACAATAGCCAAGATCGGGTCATGAATTTATCAGCGACCCTTAGCGTTCGCAATACAGACTCGACCAATTCAATCATCCTTACCTCTGTGAAGTACTACGATACAGATGGTCAACTCATGCGGCAAGAGATTGAGCGTCCAGTGGCCCTAAAACCCCTGGCTTCCACTAGCTTCTTTGTGGCAGCAGATGATACGAGTGGTGGGTCAGGTGCAAACTTTGTGGTGGAATGGGTTGCAGAAAAAACGGTGTCAGAACCTGTGATTGAAGCAGTCATGATCAACACCTCTGGAGGGCAGGGAATTTCATTTATTAGCCCTGGGAAAGTGGTTGAGCAGTATGGCGATAGAAACTAG
- a CDS encoding lycopene cyclase family protein, translating to MFGSGPAGLAIAAALCDEGLNVAGLAPVLPPVEWSNTYGIWCDELDPMNLTHLLSHRWQNSVAYAAQQEISLQREYGLFDNVKLQNYFLERCDRGKMTWCQGTAATVEHLANCSCVTTTAGTTLSARLVIDASGHKPALLKRPQSDRIAYQAAYGIVGRFSAPPIESQQFVLMDYRSDHLSPAERQAPPTFLYAMDLGNDVFFIEETSLASSPAVTFEVLQQRLEQRLAFRGVQVKEVQHVEYCLFPMNLPLPSLDQAVMGFGGAASLVHPASGYMVRALLRRAPGVAKAIAHAVENLEAPSTRIAALAWQTLWSSDERRKRALYLFGLENLMRFDEQTLQAFFASFFQLPRSQWTAFLANTLSTPEMLQTMMNLFGRTTPEVRWNLMRSAWSDRALLWEAWVASE from the coding sequence GTGTTTGGTTCTGGACCCGCAGGACTAGCGATCGCCGCTGCTCTTTGTGATGAAGGATTGAACGTTGCGGGTTTAGCGCCCGTTCTGCCTCCGGTTGAGTGGTCAAACACCTATGGGATCTGGTGTGATGAATTAGACCCGATGAACTTGACGCATCTTTTGAGCCACCGTTGGCAAAACAGTGTGGCTTATGCGGCTCAACAAGAAATTTCGCTTCAACGCGAATATGGCCTATTCGATAACGTCAAACTTCAAAACTATTTTTTGGAACGCTGCGATCGCGGCAAAATGACCTGGTGTCAGGGCACTGCTGCCACCGTGGAGCATCTAGCTAATTGCTCTTGTGTCACAACCACAGCAGGAACGACTTTATCCGCCAGACTTGTGATCGATGCCAGTGGTCACAAACCAGCGCTGTTAAAAAGACCCCAAAGCGATCGCATCGCTTACCAGGCAGCCTACGGCATCGTGGGCAGATTCTCTGCACCCCCGATTGAATCCCAGCAGTTTGTCTTGATGGACTACCGCTCAGATCACCTGTCACCTGCGGAACGCCAAGCGCCTCCCACCTTCCTCTACGCGATGGATTTAGGCAATGATGTCTTTTTTATAGAAGAGACGTCATTGGCGAGCAGTCCTGCTGTGACGTTTGAGGTGTTGCAGCAGCGGTTAGAGCAGCGGCTTGCCTTTCGAGGGGTGCAGGTGAAAGAAGTGCAGCATGTGGAATACTGTTTGTTTCCCATGAATCTGCCGTTACCTTCGCTCGACCAGGCAGTGATGGGGTTTGGTGGGGCAGCGAGTCTGGTGCATCCCGCCTCAGGTTACATGGTGCGGGCTCTGCTACGACGTGCGCCTGGGGTCGCGAAGGCGATCGCCCATGCGGTTGAGAATCTGGAAGCTCCCTCCACCAGAATTGCTGCACTTGCATGGCAAACGCTGTGGTCAAGTGATGAGAGGCGTAAACGCGCCCTCTACCTATTTGGTTTAGAGAATTTGATGCGGTTTGATGAACAAACGCTCCAGGCTTTCTTTGCCTCCTTCTTTCAGTTGCCGCGATCGCAGTGGACTGCTTTTCTGGCAAATACCCTCTCTACCCCCGAAATGTTGCAAACGATGATGAACTTATTTGGTCGCACCACCCCTGAAGTTCGCTGGAATTTAATGCGCTCTGCCTGGAGCGATCGGGCGTTGCTTTGGGAGGCGTGGGTCGCTTCAGAATGA
- a CDS encoding HNH endonuclease, with product MPQPCQLCQREMSALTEHHLIPRQKTKRKGQDPSPTIQICSVCHRQIHTLYDHSHLALHLNTLEKLKQDPQLQKFLAWVHKQDPNKRVKIDRKR from the coding sequence ATGCCTCAGCCCTGCCAACTTTGCCAGCGAGAGATGTCTGCTCTCACTGAACACCACCTCATTCCTCGTCAAAAGACGAAACGCAAGGGTCAAGACCCCAGCCCCACCATTCAAATTTGCTCCGTCTGTCACCGCCAAATCCATACGCTCTACGACCACTCCCATCTGGCCCTCCACCTGAATACGCTTGAGAAGCTGAAGCAAGACCCTCAGCTACAAAAATTCCTCGCTTGGGTTCACAAGCAAGACCCGAATAAGCGAGTGAAAATAGATCGAAAGCGTTGA